The Solibacillus sp. FSL R7-0682 genome includes a window with the following:
- a CDS encoding polysaccharide biosynthesis protein → MFQDKTLLITGGTGSFGNAVMERFLDTNIKEIRIFSRDEKKQDDMRKKYNSDKLKFYLGDVRNSNSLKNAMYGVDYIFHAAALKQVPSCEFFPLEAVKTNILGTENVLNVAIESGVKKVICLSTDKAAYPINAMGISKAMMEKVFVAKSRTVSPEKTVICGTRYGNVMASRGSVIPLFIEQIKNGLPLTITDPQMTRFLMSLEEAVELVLFAFEYAEAGDIMVQKSPSSTIGDLAQAIKELFNVDNEIKIIGTRHGEKKYETLLTKEEYVVSKDLGGFFRVPADQRDLNYNKYFENGDIKLTTVEEYNSDNTKILSIEEIKNILLQLDYIQAELKEWNKNIHIMN, encoded by the coding sequence ATGTTTCAAGATAAAACTTTATTAATTACAGGTGGCACGGGTTCTTTCGGGAATGCCGTGATGGAAAGATTCCTAGATACAAATATAAAAGAAATAAGAATTTTTTCTCGTGATGAAAAAAAACAAGATGATATGAGGAAAAAGTATAACAGCGATAAATTAAAATTCTATCTTGGCGATGTTCGAAATAGCAATAGCTTAAAAAATGCGATGTATGGGGTGGATTATATATTCCATGCTGCGGCATTAAAGCAAGTCCCATCATGTGAATTTTTCCCGCTTGAAGCAGTAAAAACGAATATTTTAGGAACAGAAAATGTATTAAATGTTGCAATCGAATCTGGTGTAAAAAAGGTTATTTGCTTATCTACTGATAAAGCAGCGTATCCAATCAATGCAATGGGGATATCAAAAGCAATGATGGAAAAAGTCTTTGTCGCAAAATCAAGAACAGTTTCTCCAGAAAAAACAGTCATATGTGGTACGAGATATGGTAATGTAATGGCCTCACGAGGATCTGTGATTCCTTTATTTATTGAACAAATTAAAAATGGATTGCCATTGACGATAACAGACCCACAAATGACAAGGTTTCTTATGAGTTTAGAAGAGGCAGTAGAGTTAGTATTATTTGCTTTTGAATATGCTGAAGCAGGGGATATTATGGTACAAAAATCACCATCTAGTACGATTGGTGACCTAGCTCAAGCAATTAAGGAACTATTTAATGTGGACAACGAAATAAAAATTATTGGAACACGACATGGAGAAAAAAAATATGAAACGCTCCTTACGAAAGAAGAATATGTTGTGTCAAAAGATTTAGGTGGATTCTTTAGAGTCCCTGCTGACCAAAGAGATCTAAATTATAATAAGTATTTTGAAAATGGTGATATTAAACTAACGACTGTAGAAGAATACAACTCTGATAATACAAAAATATTATCTATTGAAGAAATAAAAAATATTCTACTCCAATTAGATTATATTCAAGCTGAATTGAAAGAATGGAATAAAAATATTCATATTATGAACTAG
- a CDS encoding glycosyltransferase: protein MVFDVPAEDGGALSVLNDFYNEVSNINDKNSNWIFVISKPTLNETENIKVLRFPWIKKSWAHRYFFDQFVAPKLVKKHKVDKVFSLQNVTIPHLNCEQILYVHQSLPFVEYKFSFTENKLFWIYQNIIGKKIIHSIKSAQKVIVQTEWMKAACLEKTMVNEEKIKVVPPKINIEIEKFFSESEKNLSTFFYPAGASYYKNHRIIVEACRELKKKEINGYKVFFTLKGNENTHIADLYKIVQEMQLPIYFIGSISRAQVFDFYTKSILLFPSYIETFGLPLLESKLHKGMILTADTPFSHEVLDVYPNAYFFDAFNSIALARLMKQIFDGEISYREASILKQESKENLKEYALTDQL from the coding sequence ATGGTATTTGATGTTCCAGCAGAAGATGGGGGGGCATTATCTGTTTTAAATGATTTTTATAATGAAGTGTCTAATATCAATGATAAAAATAGTAATTGGATTTTTGTAATTAGTAAACCTACATTAAATGAAACTGAAAATATAAAAGTATTACGATTTCCTTGGATTAAGAAAAGCTGGGCACACCGATATTTTTTCGATCAATTTGTTGCACCTAAATTGGTGAAAAAACACAAAGTAGACAAAGTATTTTCTCTTCAAAATGTAACAATCCCACATCTGAATTGTGAACAGATTCTTTATGTACATCAATCTTTACCGTTTGTTGAATATAAATTTTCGTTTACAGAAAATAAACTATTTTGGATTTATCAAAATATTATTGGAAAGAAAATAATTCATTCTATAAAAAGTGCTCAAAAAGTCATTGTACAAACTGAATGGATGAAAGCGGCTTGTCTTGAAAAAACCATGGTTAATGAAGAAAAAATAAAGGTAGTTCCCCCAAAAATTAATATTGAAATAGAAAAATTTTTTTCAGAAAGTGAAAAAAATCTTTCTACCTTTTTCTATCCTGCAGGCGCTAGTTATTATAAAAATCATCGTATTATTGTAGAAGCATGTAGGGAGTTGAAAAAAAAAGAAATTAATGGATATAAGGTTTTTTTTACACTAAAAGGAAATGAAAATACACATATTGCTGATTTATATAAAATAGTACAAGAAATGCAATTGCCAATATACTTTATTGGAAGTATTAGTCGAGCTCAAGTTTTTGATTTTTATACAAAATCAATCCTTTTATTTCCATCTTATATTGAAACCTTTGGGTTACCGTTGTTAGAAAGTAAATTGCACAAAGGGATGATATTAACAGCAGATACACCTTTTTCCCATGAAGTTTTAGATGTTTACCCAAATGCATACTTCTTTGACGCTTTTAATAGTATAGCGTTGGCAAGACTAATGAAGCAAATATTTGATGGTGAAATAAGTTATAGAGAGGCTTCAATTTTAAAACAAGAAAGTAAAGAAAATTTGAAAGAATATGCTTTAACTGATCAATTATAA
- a CDS encoding glycosyltransferase, with protein MIFLGCLFRKEEEELINKLSNNGLQNAANTFQWSLLNGLNQMTPINIINVLPVGTYPKNYKKLLLKSNRWVWKECRDNLEVGSVNLPFLKQLSRYKKIKNELNFRIMNNGNCSNVIIYSMYLPFLKAVYKLDRKIQITLIVTDLPEFYDLEKVGGIRKILRKINNYFVYKYLARIDHFVLLTEQMKIPLNIGNRPYCVIEGIVDTQYKNLNSINLLSDLKDRKIILYAGTLHYKFGIKSLLDAFRQINNNKYELWICGSGEAEGEILKLSKIDKRIKYFGFLVKDEVKKLEQQATLLINPRTNEGEYTKYSFPSKTMGYLVSGKPVLMHKLEGIPSEYDKYIYYFEGTQVKDIRSKIIEVLEKKEEERKEFGEAARQFVMNNKNNVVQAQKILKMIIK; from the coding sequence ATGATATTTTTAGGGTGTTTATTTAGAAAAGAAGAAGAAGAGCTAATAAATAAATTAAGTAATAATGGATTACAAAATGCTGCTAATACATTTCAATGGAGCTTATTAAATGGCTTAAATCAAATGACACCAATTAATATTATTAATGTATTACCAGTTGGAACATATCCTAAAAATTACAAAAAATTATTATTGAAAAGTAATAGATGGGTATGGAAAGAATGCAGAGATAATTTAGAAGTAGGTTCAGTTAACCTTCCTTTTTTAAAGCAACTTTCAAGATATAAGAAAATAAAAAATGAGTTGAATTTTAGAATAATGAATAATGGAAATTGTAGTAATGTAATTATTTATTCTATGTATTTACCATTTCTTAAGGCTGTTTATAAATTGGATAGAAAAATTCAAATAACTTTAATAGTAACTGATCTACCTGAGTTTTATGATTTAGAGAAAGTAGGAGGGATTAGAAAAATCCTCAGAAAGATTAATAATTATTTCGTTTATAAATATCTAGCGAGAATTGACCATTTTGTTTTACTAACAGAGCAGATGAAAATCCCACTTAATATCGGAAATAGACCTTACTGTGTAATAGAAGGAATAGTAGATACACAGTATAAAAATCTTAATAGCATAAATTTATTAAGTGATTTAAAAGATAGGAAAATAATTTTATATGCTGGAACATTACACTACAAATTTGGTATAAAAAGTCTTTTAGATGCTTTTAGGCAGATTAATAATAATAAATATGAATTATGGATTTGTGGATCGGGTGAAGCTGAGGGAGAAATTTTAAAGTTATCAAAAATAGATAAGAGGATTAAATACTTTGGATTTTTAGTTAAAGATGAAGTGAAGAAATTAGAACAACAAGCAACTCTATTAATTAATCCAAGGACGAATGAGGGAGAGTATACGAAATATTCTTTTCCATCGAAAACAATGGGGTATTTAGTTAGTGGAAAACCAGTACTAATGCACAAATTAGAGGGAATTCCAAGTGAGTATGATAAGTATATTTATTATTTTGAAGGGACACAAGTTAAAGATATTAGATCAAAAATTATTGAGGTGTTAGAAAAAAAAGAGGAAGAAAGAAAAGAGTTTGGGGAAGCAGCTCGTCAATTTGTTATGAATAACAAGAATAATGTTGTACAAGCGCAGAAGATTTTAAAAATGATAATTAAATAA
- the wecB gene encoding non-hydrolyzing UDP-N-acetylglucosamine 2-epimerase: MKKLKVMTVVGTRPEIIRLSSVMNKLEQSNAIDHIVVHTGQNYDYELNEVFFKDFNLLKPDYFLNAATGTATETIGNILNKIDPVLEQVKPDAFLVLGDTNSCLCAIAAKRRQIPIFHMEAGNRCFDQRVPEETNRKIVDHIADINLTYSDIAREYLLREGFPADRIIKTGSPMYEVLNSRKASIAESDVLQRLELDEGKYFVVSAHREENINTERNFLDLVNSLNAVAEKYQLPVIISTHPRTQKMIEAKGIVFNPLVKTLKPLGFNDYVKLQIKAKAVLSDSGTISEESSILGFKALNIRQAHERPEAMEEAAVMMVGLQKERILLGLEILETQETDTFRLVGDYSMPNVSEKVLRIILSYTHYVNRTVWRETIN; this comes from the coding sequence TTGAAAAAACTAAAAGTGATGACAGTTGTGGGGACTAGACCAGAAATTATTCGTTTGTCTTCTGTGATGAATAAATTAGAACAATCTAATGCAATCGATCATATCGTTGTTCATACAGGACAAAATTATGATTATGAACTAAATGAAGTATTTTTTAAGGATTTCAACTTACTAAAGCCAGATTATTTTTTAAATGCTGCAACAGGAACGGCAACCGAAACTATCGGCAACATTTTAAATAAAATCGATCCGGTTCTTGAGCAAGTTAAACCAGATGCTTTTTTAGTATTAGGCGATACAAATAGCTGTCTATGTGCGATTGCTGCGAAGCGTAGACAGATTCCGATTTTTCATATGGAGGCTGGAAATCGATGTTTTGACCAGCGAGTACCTGAGGAGACTAATCGTAAAATAGTCGATCATATTGCAGATATCAACTTAACATATAGTGATATTGCAAGAGAATATTTACTACGGGAGGGTTTCCCAGCGGATCGAATTATTAAGACGGGTAGCCCAATGTATGAAGTGCTAAACTCACGTAAAGCGAGTATTGCCGAGTCCGACGTGTTACAAAGATTAGAGCTCGATGAAGGAAAGTATTTCGTTGTTTCTGCACATCGTGAGGAAAATATTAATACAGAGAGAAATTTCCTTGATTTAGTGAATAGCCTAAACGCCGTTGCAGAAAAGTACCAGCTCCCTGTTATTATTAGTACACATCCTCGCACACAAAAAATGATTGAAGCGAAAGGAATTGTGTTCAATCCGCTAGTAAAGACATTAAAACCTTTAGGATTCAACGATTATGTAAAGCTTCAAATTAAAGCGAAAGCTGTTCTTAGTGATAGCGGAACAATTAGTGAAGAATCTTCTATACTTGGATTCAAAGCACTTAATATTCGTCAAGCCCATGAACGACCAGAAGCAATGGAAGAGGCAGCAGTCATGATGGTAGGGCTACAAAAGGAACGGATATTACTAGGTTTAGAAATATTAGAAACACAAGAAACAGACACATTTAGACTTGTTGGAGATTACAGTATGCCTAATGTATCGGAGAAAGTACTTAGAATTATATTGTCATATACACATTATGTGAATAGAACAGTTTGGAGGGAGACTATTAATTGA
- a CDS encoding capsular polysaccharide biosynthesis protein CapF: MKILVTGAKGFIGKNLIAELKNRGFSQLFEYTRDSNPALLEEYINECDFVFHLAGVNRPQSENEFMEGNYEFTSQLLELLKNSPKKVPIVTTSSIQAELDNPYGNSKKAMEDLVFQYREETGAKVYIYRLPNVFGKWSKPNYNSVVATYCYNISRNLDIQIHNPAAKLTLCYIDDVLEEFLRTINGTPTVQGDYYVVPTTHTITLSELANQITNFKNSRMNLIIENMEDELTKKLYSTYISFLPDDQFSYDLKMNLDSRGSFTEFIRTPDRGQVSINVSKPGIAKGNHWHHTKNEKFLVVSGEGLIRFRKLDSNDIIEYRVNGEKLQVVDIPTGYTHSIVNVGNTDLVTVMWVNECFDPVKPDTYYLEV, encoded by the coding sequence ATGAAAATTCTTGTGACAGGTGCAAAAGGATTTATCGGAAAAAATTTAATTGCAGAACTTAAAAATCGAGGGTTTAGTCAATTATTTGAGTATACAAGAGATAGTAATCCCGCACTTCTCGAAGAATATATAAATGAGTGTGATTTTGTATTTCATTTAGCTGGTGTAAACAGACCTCAAAGTGAAAATGAATTTATGGAAGGGAACTATGAATTTACTTCTCAGTTACTAGAGTTGCTAAAAAATAGCCCTAAAAAAGTTCCTATTGTAACCACTTCATCTATTCAAGCGGAATTAGATAATCCATATGGAAATAGCAAAAAAGCAATGGAAGATTTGGTCTTTCAATACCGAGAAGAAACAGGTGCAAAAGTTTATATATACCGACTCCCAAATGTGTTTGGTAAGTGGAGTAAGCCCAATTATAACAGTGTTGTTGCTACGTATTGTTACAACATTTCACGGAATTTAGATATTCAAATCCACAATCCTGCTGCTAAGTTGACGCTATGCTATATCGATGATGTGTTAGAGGAGTTTTTACGGACGATAAATGGTACGCCAACAGTTCAAGGAGATTACTATGTTGTGCCTACAACACATACGATTACACTTAGCGAATTGGCAAATCAAATAACAAACTTTAAAAACAGCCGAATGAATTTGATCATTGAGAATATGGAAGATGAGCTAACAAAAAAGCTTTACAGCACGTATATAAGCTTTTTACCTGACGATCAGTTTTCATATGACTTAAAAATGAATCTTGACAGCCGTGGTTCGTTTACCGAATTTATTCGCACTCCTGATAGAGGACAAGTTTCCATTAATGTTTCGAAGCCAGGCATCGCAAAAGGAAATCATTGGCATCACACGAAAAATGAAAAGTTTTTAGTTGTGAGCGGTGAGGGCTTAATACGATTTAGAAAATTAGATTCCAATGACATTATTGAATACAGAGTGAATGGTGAAAAGCTGCAGGTAGTTGATATTCCAACTGGATATACACATTCCATTGTGAATGTAGGAAATACAGATCTTGTGACAGTAATGTGGGTAAATGAATGCTTCGATCCAGTAAAACCGGATACTTACTATTTGGAGGTATAA
- a CDS encoding glycosyltransferase family 4 protein, with amino-acid sequence MQILWLINLALPEVSKLMNKTPSPFGGWLIDTSKKLSENEKIKLSIAFAETDLNDIKEFNGDEITFYAFPHVRLKDKDLIKSNRYLKTILKKVQPDLVHIYGTEYVHSLAMVNVCKELGINTVINIQGLVSIIAKHYTANLPINIQRRFTLRDFLKQNNILQQRQELERKGKLEIEAIQNTQHVIGRTTWDKACVWHINPNANYYSCNENLREAFYLNEWSLEHCERYSIFLSQGSYPIKGLHYVLESLPLLLEKYPATKLYIAGPDITSSKNLKEEFKKTSYAKYITELIKKLKIENNVFFTGLLNEQQICERYLNSNVFVCPSSIENSPNSLGEAMILGLPCVASNVGGVSDMLTHNQEGFLYQADAPYMLAYFISKIFEDEEIVKRMTENSRKRALDTHNREKNIERLISIYHEILGVQQEVNEEVFI; translated from the coding sequence ATGCAAATACTATGGCTCATTAATTTAGCTCTCCCTGAAGTCTCCAAATTAATGAATAAGACCCCTTCTCCGTTTGGTGGATGGTTAATTGATACATCTAAAAAACTATCTGAAAATGAAAAAATTAAGCTTTCAATTGCTTTTGCTGAAACGGATTTAAATGACATAAAAGAATTTAATGGAGATGAGATTACATTTTATGCCTTTCCTCATGTAAGGTTAAAAGACAAGGATTTAATTAAAAGTAATCGTTATTTAAAAACAATCTTAAAAAAAGTACAACCAGATTTAGTTCACATATACGGAACAGAGTATGTACACTCACTAGCTATGGTAAATGTTTGTAAGGAGTTGGGTATAAATACGGTAATAAACATCCAGGGTCTAGTTTCTATTATTGCAAAACATTATACAGCTAATTTACCAATAAATATTCAAAGAAGATTCACATTAAGGGATTTTCTAAAACAAAACAATATACTTCAACAAAGACAAGAACTTGAAAGAAAAGGGAAATTGGAAATTGAGGCAATTCAAAATACACAACATGTCATTGGTCGGACTACTTGGGATAAAGCATGTGTATGGCATATAAATCCTAATGCCAATTATTACAGCTGTAATGAAAATTTAAGAGAAGCTTTTTATTTAAATGAGTGGTCTTTAGAACATTGTGAAAGGTACTCTATATTTTTAAGTCAAGGCTCTTATCCAATTAAAGGATTACATTATGTCCTTGAGTCATTACCATTATTATTGGAAAAATATCCAGCAACAAAGCTATATATTGCAGGACCAGATATAACTTCATCTAAAAATCTAAAGGAGGAGTTCAAAAAAACGTCATATGCAAAATATATTACGGAGTTAATCAAAAAACTTAAAATTGAAAATAATGTATTTTTTACAGGGTTATTAAATGAACAGCAAATATGTGAAAGATATTTAAACTCGAATGTATTTGTTTGTCCCTCATCAATAGAAAACAGTCCAAATTCATTAGGCGAGGCCATGATCTTAGGACTTCCTTGTGTTGCATCAAATGTAGGGGGAGTTTCTGATATGTTAACACATAATCAGGAAGGTTTTTTATATCAAGCAGATGCACCTTACATGTTAGCTTATTTTATTAGTAAAATATTCGAGGATGAAGAAATAGTGAAACGAATGACTGAAAATTCAAGAAAAAGGGCTTTGGATACACATAATCGTGAAAAAAATATTGAACGATTAATTAGTATTTATCATGAGATTTTAGGTGTTCAACAAGAAGTAAATGAAGAGGTTTTCATATGA
- a CDS encoding glycosyltransferase family 4 protein, whose amino-acid sequence MKITFYSNFLNHHQLPFCIEMYKRLGKDFTFVATEMIPEERLKLGYEDMNDKYSFVLTTYQNQKKYEKALKLGVESDVVIIGSAPDEFIKDRIKQNKLTFRYSERIFKRGRYRIINPRVFISLVKNHTRYRKRNLYMLCASAYTAADFRLVGAYRKKTFKWGYFPEVLEYKVDELMEKKQHTVPKILWVGRLLSLKQPEDAIRVARMLKSSGYSFQMNIIGSGEKEYILKNLIRQYDLDGNINMLGTMTPEEVRGYMEESNIFIFTSDFNEGWGAVLNEAMNSGCAVVASHAIGSVPFLIRNRKNGLIYKNGDIKNLYNCVKDLIENPEWCNELGVEAYKTLKEMWNAECATDRLDRLINALLTEDKVEFTNGPCSEAELISHKYKY is encoded by the coding sequence ATGAAAATAACTTTTTATTCTAATTTCTTAAATCACCATCAATTACCTTTTTGTATAGAAATGTATAAAAGACTGGGCAAAGATTTTACATTTGTAGCAACTGAAATGATTCCAGAAGAACGATTAAAACTAGGTTATGAAGATATGAATGATAAGTATTCTTTTGTTTTAACTACTTATCAAAATCAAAAAAAATATGAGAAAGCTTTAAAGTTAGGGGTAGAGAGTGATGTTGTTATTATTGGCTCTGCACCAGACGAATTTATAAAAGATAGGATAAAGCAAAATAAATTAACTTTTCGATATTCAGAAAGGATCTTTAAAAGAGGTAGATATAGAATAATTAATCCAAGAGTTTTTATATCTTTAGTTAAAAATCATACGAGATATAGGAAAAGAAATTTGTATATGCTTTGTGCTAGTGCATATACAGCAGCTGATTTTCGATTAGTAGGTGCGTACAGAAAAAAGACATTTAAATGGGGATATTTCCCTGAAGTTTTGGAATATAAAGTAGATGAATTAATGGAAAAAAAACAACATACTGTTCCAAAAATACTATGGGTAGGGAGATTATTAAGTTTAAAGCAGCCAGAAGATGCGATTAGGGTAGCACGAATGCTTAAAAGTAGTGGTTATTCGTTTCAAATGAATATCATTGGCTCAGGCGAAAAGGAGTACATCTTAAAAAACTTAATAAGACAATATGATTTGGATGGAAATATAAATATGTTAGGTACTATGACACCTGAAGAAGTTAGGGGGTATATGGAGGAATCGAATATCTTCATCTTTACTAGTGATTTTAATGAAGGCTGGGGTGCTGTACTAAACGAGGCAATGAACAGCGGCTGCGCGGTAGTTGCAAGTCATGCAATCGGCTCAGTTCCTTTTTTAATTAGAAATAGAAAAAATGGTCTTATTTATAAAAATGGCGATATAAAGAATTTATATAATTGTGTAAAGGATTTAATAGAGAATCCAGAATGGTGTAATGAATTAGGTGTAGAGGCATATAAAACACTAAAAGAAATGTGGAATGCAGAATGTGCTACGGATAGATTAGATAGATTAATTAACGCATTGTTAACAGAAGATAAGGTTGAATTTACTAATGGACCTTGTAGCGAAGCTGAGTTAATTTCTCATAAGTATAAGTATTAA
- a CDS encoding glycosyltransferase, translating into MQNDIMVSIDCITYNHEKYIADAIESFLMQKTNFKFEILIHDDSSTDGTSEIIKKYEQLYPNIIKPIYQKENQHSKGINVTIKYQLPRARGKYIAVCEGDDYWIDPYKLQKQVDYLEKNKNCSLCFHNAEVIDVANGNKIVKKHIPWAPFNEKYYYQKNAKYNAGELALLDFIPTASLIFPRNLVTEISKNPPDWITKAIVGDAPTRLVLASYGYAYFFDEVMSIYRTNVEGSSTERANIENQNPNQLIHRLKGHIEILDGFNEFSHYKYANQLDEAKKVLEVNMLRVEGKIKELKSKRYKSFYNQFNTKERLKIYLSLYAPKTYKKLVDIKSVSQNLLSEKNK; encoded by the coding sequence ATGCAAAATGACATAATGGTAAGTATAGATTGTATTACTTACAACCATGAGAAATATATTGCTGATGCAATAGAAAGTTTTTTAATGCAAAAAACAAATTTTAAATTTGAAATTCTTATACATGATGATTCCTCAACGGATGGCACATCTGAAATAATAAAAAAATATGAACAACTCTACCCAAATATTATTAAACCAATATACCAAAAGGAAAACCAACATAGTAAAGGCATAAATGTTACGATTAAATATCAATTACCTAGAGCGCGTGGTAAGTATATTGCTGTATGTGAGGGAGATGATTATTGGATAGATCCTTATAAATTACAAAAACAAGTAGACTACTTAGAAAAAAACAAAAATTGCAGTTTATGCTTTCATAATGCAGAGGTTATTGATGTTGCAAACGGCAATAAAATAGTAAAAAAGCATATCCCATGGGCACCGTTTAATGAAAAATATTATTATCAAAAAAATGCAAAATACAATGCTGGTGAACTAGCGTTATTAGATTTTATACCGACCGCTTCTTTGATATTCCCAAGAAATTTGGTTACAGAAATTTCTAAAAATCCCCCAGATTGGATTACAAAAGCAATAGTAGGTGACGCTCCGACCAGATTAGTATTAGCAAGTTATGGATACGCTTATTTTTTTGATGAAGTAATGTCTATTTATAGAACAAATGTAGAAGGTTCTTCTACAGAAAGAGCTAACATTGAAAATCAAAATCCTAATCAATTAATTCATAGGCTAAAGGGTCATATTGAAATATTAGATGGATTTAATGAATTTTCCCATTATAAATATGCTAATCAACTAGATGAGGCGAAAAAAGTGTTGGAAGTAAATATGTTAAGAGTAGAAGGCAAAATAAAAGAACTTAAAAGTAAAAGATATAAAAGCTTTTATAATCAATTCAATACGAAAGAACGATTAAAAATATACCTATCACTATACGCCCCTAAAACTTACAAAAAATTAGTTGATATAAAAAGTGTTTCACAAAATCTTTTATCTGAAAAAAATAAATGA
- a CDS encoding glycosyltransferase family 4 protein yields the protein MKLLVICQYYYPEPFRISDICESLVEKGHHVTVITGLPNYPEGIVPDNYKNRKNREEIINGVNVIRSFEIGRGSNKVTLFLNYFSFALSASIKTLFMKEKFDTVLVNQLSPIIMAIPAMVYKKKHHKKILLYCLDIWPASLTAGGIKEGSPIYKFFLYISKWIYNSADRVAVSSDMFINYFRETIEIKTDSIFHLPQYAENLFTEKIEVHRHNHFNFVFAGNIGEMQSVETIVRAAYELSNHATITFHIIGDGSKLEECKRLSEKLKLRNIIFYGRKPLSEMPKYYSLADAMLITLKDDHTISSTLPGKVQSYMASGKPIIGAINGETNQIIKEAQCGLCCEAENYKELANLVLQFCENSEKDQMAINSYDYYCKNYSKERFLSVLEEALIKMEV from the coding sequence ATGAAACTACTTGTTATTTGCCAGTACTACTATCCTGAGCCTTTTCGAATATCGGATATTTGTGAATCGTTAGTAGAAAAAGGTCATCATGTGACAGTTATAACAGGACTCCCAAATTATCCAGAGGGAATAGTGCCCGATAATTACAAGAATAGGAAAAATAGAGAAGAAATTATTAATGGAGTAAACGTAATACGGAGTTTTGAAATTGGTCGAGGAAGTAATAAGGTAACCCTTTTCTTAAACTATTTTAGTTTTGCACTTTCCGCCTCAATTAAGACTCTATTTATGAAAGAAAAGTTTGATACGGTATTGGTAAATCAACTATCACCAATTATTATGGCGATTCCTGCAATGGTTTATAAAAAGAAACATCACAAAAAGATATTACTTTATTGCCTTGATATTTGGCCTGCTAGTTTAACTGCTGGTGGTATTAAAGAGGGATCACCAATTTATAAGTTTTTTCTTTATATTTCAAAATGGATTTATAATTCAGCAGACCGTGTTGCTGTTAGCTCGGACATGTTTATAAATTATTTTAGAGAAACAATTGAAATAAAAACTGATTCTATTTTTCATTTACCGCAATATGCAGAAAATTTATTTACAGAAAAGATAGAGGTACACAGACATAATCATTTTAATTTTGTATTTGCTGGAAATATTGGAGAAATGCAAAGTGTCGAAACGATAGTAAGAGCTGCTTATGAATTAAGTAATCACGCTACTATAACTTTTCACATAATTGGAGATGGCTCAAAATTAGAGGAATGTAAACGTCTTAGTGAAAAATTAAAACTTCGCAATATTATATTTTATGGTAGAAAACCTTTGAGTGAGATGCCGAAATATTACAGTTTAGCAGATGCGATGTTAATTACATTAAAAGATGATCACACCATTTCTTCCACATTACCAGGTAAAGTACAGTCCTATATGGCTTCCGGGAAACCAATAATAGGGGCAATTAACGGTGAAACAAATCAAATAATTAAAGAAGCACAATGTGGCTTATGTTGTGAGGCAGAAAATTATAAAGAGTTGGCCAATTTAGTTTTGCAGTTTTGTGAGAATAGTGAAAAGGATCAAATGGCAATAAATTCATATGATTACTACTGTAAGAACTATAGTAAAGAACGGTTTTTATCGGTATTAGAAGAAGCTCTTATTAAAATGGAGGTCTGA